A genome region from Alistipes dispar includes the following:
- a CDS encoding O-antigen ligase family protein yields MMRKHHPLLRAAVLLLWTAACWRLFVPALDVPTQELRANALASMQGTLLLLLLAGAVLLVRAPRIRPNATDCCAALLLAGVTASRFLLPGPAAPARYDELLQAAMLYASLRILFTAERHAAAVLLTLLCLFGIYEAWTGIRQIYGFTYSNHGLFKVTGTLFNPGPYAGFIAPVLVCAVACIVRSNRLAGRLLRRQTLRRPRSLLRPCVLTGGLLPCLAGWGAALLGAVVLPASMSRAALAAVAVGCGALALGELDAAGRLRRLFAAHPLRTGIAAGSALLLLGGATAGAYHLKRPSAEGRLLIWKIDARILLRRPLCGAGLGNFAGAFGEEQARYFAERSRPEGEKQVAGCPEAGFNEFLQFGAETGAAGFALLLLLTGTAVAAGIRRGDPFGYGLLAAAVFASFSYPWSVLPLRLLFVVLLAGAASPPGGRRRSGPRTETVPSRRSGPFRRIAAPLLLAAGIACWPGVYGRTAARAEARRQWSDVRIWMSSGRYDYLVEDGERLLDSLPHDFRFLYDYGYALHRSGDYRRSNDILRTGARISSDPMFWNIMGKNHDALGEHSEAERAYLQAHFRIPDRIYPLYLLALHYRASGQEAEALATARRVADHTPKIESAQTRKMQEEMRGLLAAARSGPLSETQEP; encoded by the coding sequence ATGATGCGGAAACACCATCCCCTTCTCCGCGCGGCCGTGCTCCTGCTCTGGACCGCCGCCTGCTGGCGGCTTTTCGTCCCAGCCCTCGACGTCCCGACACAGGAGCTGCGGGCGAACGCCCTCGCGTCGATGCAGGGCACCCTCCTGCTGCTCCTGCTGGCCGGGGCCGTTCTCCTCGTCCGTGCCCCGCGCATCCGCCCCAATGCCACGGACTGCTGCGCCGCGCTGCTGCTCGCCGGCGTCACGGCCTCCCGGTTTCTCCTCCCCGGACCCGCCGCCCCGGCGCGTTACGACGAGCTGCTCCAGGCGGCGATGCTCTACGCCTCGCTGCGCATCCTTTTCACGGCCGAACGGCATGCCGCCGCCGTGCTGCTTACGCTGTTGTGCCTCTTCGGCATCTACGAGGCGTGGACCGGCATCCGCCAAATCTACGGATTCACCTACTCGAACCACGGGCTTTTCAAAGTCACCGGCACGCTCTTCAACCCGGGTCCCTATGCGGGCTTCATCGCCCCCGTCCTCGTCTGCGCCGTCGCCTGCATCGTCCGCAGCAACCGCCTCGCGGGGCGGCTGCTGCGACGGCAGACTCTCCGGAGACCGCGGAGCCTTCTCCGTCCCTGCGTCCTGACGGGCGGCCTGCTGCCCTGCCTCGCGGGCTGGGGCGCCGCACTGCTGGGGGCCGTGGTCCTGCCCGCCTCCATGAGCCGCGCCGCACTGGCGGCCGTCGCCGTCGGATGCGGCGCGCTGGCCCTCGGGGAACTCGATGCCGCGGGCCGTCTCCGCCGCCTCTTCGCCGCACACCCCCTCCGCACGGGAATCGCCGCAGGCTCCGCGCTGCTGCTGCTCGGAGGTGCGACCGCCGGAGCCTATCACCTCAAACGCCCTTCGGCCGAGGGACGGCTGCTGATCTGGAAAATCGACGCCCGCATCCTGCTCCGCCGCCCGCTCTGCGGCGCGGGCCTCGGGAATTTCGCCGGAGCCTTCGGCGAGGAGCAGGCCCGCTACTTCGCCGAACGGTCCCGGCCCGAAGGAGAGAAACAGGTGGCCGGATGCCCCGAAGCCGGATTCAACGAATTTCTGCAATTCGGCGCCGAGACCGGCGCGGCCGGCTTCGCACTCCTGCTCCTGCTGACCGGAACGGCCGTGGCGGCCGGCATCCGCCGCGGCGACCCGTTCGGCTACGGACTGCTCGCGGCGGCGGTGTTCGCCTCGTTCTCCTATCCGTGGAGCGTCCTGCCGCTGCGGCTGCTCTTCGTCGTCCTGCTCGCCGGAGCGGCGTCTCCGCCCGGGGGACGGCGGCGTTCCGGCCCCCGGACGGAGACCGTCCCCTCCCGCCGCTCCGGACCCTTCCGACGGATCGCCGCACCGCTGCTGCTCGCGGCGGGCATCGCCTGCTGGCCGGGCGTCTATGGACGCACCGCCGCACGCGCGGAGGCCCGCCGGCAATGGAGCGACGTCCGCATCTGGATGAGCTCGGGCCGCTACGACTACCTCGTCGAGGACGGCGAACGCCTTCTCGACAGCCTGCCGCACGACTTCCGGTTTCTCTACGACTACGGCTACGCCCTGCACCGGAGCGGCGACTACCGCCGGAGCAACGACATCCTGCGGACCGGGGCGCGGATCAGCAGCGACCCCATGTTCTGGAACATCATGGGCAAGAACCACGACGCGCTCGGGGAGCATTCCGAAGCCGAAAGAGCCTACCTGCAGGCGCACTTCCGCATTCCCGACCGCATATATCCCCTCTACCTGCTGGCCCTCCACTACCGGGCCTCCGGACAGGAGGCCGAAGCCCTCGCCACGGCCCGCAGGGTCGCGGACCACACGCCGAAAATCGAGTCGGCGCAGACCCGAAAGATGCAGGAGGAGATGCGCGGACTGCTCGCTGCGGCCCGCTCCGGCCCCCTTTCAGAAACACAGGAACCATGA
- a CDS encoding efflux RND transporter permease subunit: MNRPRPIPSRRRGIPAFSVLLIMAALTVVGAAMLPMLSIQYTPTTPQRGIGIYFSWPDASARLVEQHVTSRIEGALSTVSGNTGISSTSSKGSGSIWLSFAKGTDMTAARFEVATTIRNLYAKLPEGVSYPYISLAASGNRQESETLVYTVKADLPSERIEEFVSAHVSTPLSQIEGVGKVSLSGVTPYEWVIRFDPKAAETAGITAADLASAFGAYFSNDIVGLTTLPGEDGTERTVVLRLRNRGTTDFGEIPVAKRNGRIYHLRDFASARWQEQRPTSYFRINGLNTITLAISCEAHTNMLRVAAAVKEEMARLQERFPPELSATLTYDATEYVSGELEKIYLRTLLCVAILLAFVFAVSRDLRYLAIIATTLAVNILVAAVFYNLLHLDIHIYTLAGITVSLGIIIDTSIIMVDHYSYYRDRRVFVSILGALLTTIGALGIVWLLPEEQRLNLVDFSLVIVINLVVSLFVALLFVPALLEKFPLGRSMTVSSVRRRRFTVRFSRLYGRFIAWGRRRRWIFVAALLWGFGLPTFLLPDRIEEEDGKPLPWPARWYNGVMGSEFVTAHRQTLDKVLGSSLNLFRTATGRYNYFRQPAQKVLYINAGMAEGCTVQQLDEVVRHMENYISRFDEVQMFRTNIYGYDNAQIIVTFKPEYENGPFPSMLKQELTAAAIRFGGATWRISGIDDNYFNNNVISNYRSNQIRLRGYNYDQLSDYADALVDSLSQNRRVSQPEIMTGNGWSLPHNEFNIRYDDERVAAAGLNVADYYSLLGTMLYRAPLPSVYNGDEMQRVVLESADRDRFDRWHVANAQVRIDSLQTKLSSVGTIEKRRTGISIYRYNQSYQITVGFDFIGSYELGRRLIERTVDRLNEETLPIGFIADSPTYRYGFGQKKQEVWLILLVIAIIYAMCAVIFESLRKPLVIILMIPVSFIGVFLTFGWSDFVFDQGGFAAFVLLCGIVVNAGIYLINEEDNWAATSRKRGIPLYLKAYNHKIVPIALTILSTVLGLVPFLYDGPEEVFWFAFAVAAISGTLFSLIALAVYLPIFLPMRRKPRPEP, encoded by the coding sequence ATGAACCGCCCGCGGCCCATACCCTCCCGGCGACGCGGGATCCCCGCCTTCTCGGTACTGCTCATCATGGCGGCGCTGACGGTCGTCGGCGCGGCCATGCTGCCGATGCTCAGCATCCAGTACACGCCGACCACTCCCCAGCGCGGCATCGGGATCTACTTCTCCTGGCCCGACGCCTCGGCGCGGCTCGTCGAACAGCACGTCACCTCGCGCATCGAGGGGGCGCTCTCGACCGTCTCGGGAAACACGGGCATCTCCTCCACCTCGTCGAAGGGCTCCGGCAGCATCTGGCTCTCCTTCGCCAAGGGAACCGACATGACGGCGGCCCGCTTCGAGGTCGCCACCACGATCCGGAACCTCTACGCCAAGCTCCCCGAAGGGGTCAGCTACCCCTACATTTCGCTCGCGGCGTCGGGGAATCGGCAGGAGTCCGAGACGCTCGTCTATACCGTCAAGGCCGACCTCCCGTCCGAACGCATCGAGGAGTTCGTCTCGGCGCACGTCTCGACGCCCCTCTCCCAGATCGAAGGCGTCGGGAAGGTCTCCCTGTCGGGCGTCACGCCCTACGAATGGGTCATCCGCTTCGACCCCAAGGCGGCGGAGACCGCGGGAATCACCGCCGCCGACCTCGCCTCGGCTTTCGGCGCCTACTTCAGCAACGACATCGTCGGGCTGACGACCCTGCCCGGGGAGGACGGCACGGAGCGCACCGTGGTCCTCCGCCTCCGCAACCGGGGCACAACCGACTTCGGGGAGATTCCCGTCGCCAAACGCAACGGCCGCATCTACCACCTGCGCGACTTCGCCTCGGCCCGCTGGCAGGAGCAGCGGCCGACGAGCTATTTCCGCATCAACGGACTGAACACGATCACCCTGGCGATCTCCTGCGAGGCGCACACGAACATGCTCCGGGTGGCCGCGGCGGTCAAGGAGGAGATGGCGCGCCTCCAGGAGCGTTTCCCGCCCGAGCTGTCGGCCACGCTCACCTACGACGCCACGGAATACGTCTCGGGCGAACTGGAGAAGATCTACCTGCGCACGCTGCTCTGCGTCGCCATCCTGCTCGCGTTCGTCTTCGCCGTGAGCCGCGACCTGCGCTACCTGGCCATCATCGCCACGACGCTGGCCGTCAATATCCTCGTGGCGGCGGTCTTCTACAACCTCCTGCACCTGGACATCCACATCTACACGCTGGCCGGCATCACCGTGTCGCTGGGCATCATCATCGACACGTCGATCATCATGGTGGACCATTACAGCTACTACCGCGACCGGCGCGTCTTCGTCTCGATCCTCGGAGCGCTGCTGACCACCATCGGGGCGCTGGGCATCGTCTGGCTGCTGCCCGAGGAGCAGCGGCTCAATCTGGTCGATTTCTCGCTGGTCATCGTCATCAACCTCGTCGTCTCGCTCTTCGTGGCGCTGCTCTTCGTCCCGGCGCTGCTCGAAAAATTTCCGCTGGGACGCAGCATGACCGTCTCGTCCGTGCGCCGGCGGCGTTTCACGGTCCGCTTCTCGCGCCTCTACGGCCGCTTCATCGCCTGGGGACGCCGCCGCCGCTGGATCTTCGTCGCGGCCCTGCTCTGGGGCTTCGGCCTCCCGACGTTCCTGCTGCCCGACAGGATCGAGGAGGAGGACGGGAAACCCCTCCCGTGGCCGGCCCGGTGGTACAACGGCGTCATGGGCAGCGAATTCGTCACCGCACACCGCCAGACCCTCGACAAGGTGCTCGGCTCGTCGCTCAACCTCTTCAGGACGGCCACCGGACGCTACAACTACTTCCGCCAGCCCGCGCAGAAGGTACTCTACATCAACGCCGGCATGGCCGAAGGCTGCACCGTGCAGCAGCTCGACGAGGTCGTCCGCCACATGGAGAACTACATCAGCCGGTTCGACGAGGTGCAGATGTTCCGCACGAACATCTACGGCTACGACAACGCCCAAATCATCGTCACCTTCAAGCCCGAATACGAGAACGGCCCCTTCCCGTCGATGCTCAAACAGGAACTCACCGCGGCGGCCATCCGCTTCGGCGGGGCGACGTGGCGCATCTCGGGCATCGACGACAACTACTTCAACAACAACGTCATCAGCAACTACCGCTCGAACCAGATACGCCTCCGGGGCTACAATTACGACCAGTTGTCGGACTACGCCGACGCACTGGTGGATTCGCTGTCGCAGAACCGCCGCGTCTCGCAGCCCGAAATCATGACCGGCAACGGCTGGAGCCTGCCGCACAACGAGTTCAACATCCGCTACGACGACGAACGCGTCGCCGCCGCGGGGCTGAACGTCGCCGACTACTACTCGCTGCTCGGCACGATGCTCTACCGCGCGCCGCTCCCGTCGGTCTACAACGGCGACGAGATGCAGCGCGTCGTGCTCGAATCGGCCGACCGCGACCGCTTCGACCGCTGGCACGTCGCCAACGCGCAGGTGAGGATCGACTCGCTGCAAACGAAGCTCTCCTCCGTCGGAACCATCGAGAAACGCCGCACGGGCATCTCCATCTACCGCTACAACCAATCCTACCAGATCACCGTCGGATTCGACTTCATCGGCTCCTACGAGCTGGGCCGACGGCTCATCGAGCGCACGGTGGACCGGCTCAACGAGGAGACGCTGCCCATCGGGTTCATCGCCGACTCGCCCACCTACCGCTACGGCTTCGGTCAGAAGAAACAGGAGGTGTGGCTGATCCTGCTGGTCATCGCCATCATCTACGCCATGTGCGCCGTCATCTTCGAGTCGCTGCGCAAACCGCTGGTCATCATCCTGATGATCCCGGTGTCGTTCATCGGCGTCTTCCTCACCTTCGGCTGGTCGGACTTCGTCTTCGACCAGGGCGGATTCGCCGCCTTCGTCCTGCTGTGCGGCATCGTCGTCAATGCGGGCATCTACCTCATCAACGAGGAGGACAACTGGGCCGCGACGTCGCGCAAGCGGGGCATCCCGCTCTACCTGAAGGCCTACAACCACAAGATCGTCCCCATCGCGCTGACCATCCTCTCGACCGTGCTGGGGCTCGTGCCGTTCCTTTACGACGGTCCCGAGGAGGTCTTCTGGTTCGCATTCGCCGTGGCGGCCATCAGCGGCACGCTCTTCTCGCTCATCGCGCTGGCGGTCTATCTGCCGATCTTCCTTCCGATGCGCCGCAAACCCCGTCCCGAGCCATGA
- a CDS encoding efflux RND transporter permease subunit, producing MLRRLLDRPVAVTMIAVVLVILGVVSSRLLPVSLVPDIDAPYITVQIPAQGVPARQLNETVVIPLSRQLIQLSQLTDIRSDAREGSAVIRLTFEQGADIDYLFIEVNEKIDRSISSLPRDLERPKVIKASATDIPAFYINLTVRDERPAPAQDELHPVSERFAALSRFASQVITKRIEQLPEVAMVDMSGSVASEILIIPDETKLRQAGITIAAVESALKRADVTLGSLTIRDGEYQYSVKFSPVLADREDIERIFLKINGRLFRVRDLAQVIEHPRKRQGTVLSDGRDAITLAVVKQSDARMSQLKSELDKLLGQFRHDYPDVEFTVTRDQTELLDYSISNLVSNIVAGALLACLIILFFMRDMKSPLLVILTIPVTLIVSVLVFYVLGISINIISLSGLVLGIGMMVDNSIIVIDNMTARWLRGERLADAVTRGTNEVVAPMLSSVLTTCAVFIPLIFINGMAGALFYDQAMAVTITLFVAYGVSITLLPVYYRWWYRRQEAFRPSPWLERFSFDPVTAWYETALKWFFRRRALMWGIYAVSIVGLVLLFLTVEKERLPRMTYSDMLVHIDWNDRISAEENGRRTQRLIDRLGERIEQSTVMAGVQQFILSHTEENGVAEATVYLKCRDAADVEPVQREIRSYLAANAPEALCSFGVSGNVFDLIFAEREAVLTARLRSTTGQNADPERLQRLLDRIREALPELEVPQAAMQEDILYVAQPERMALYGVTYGDLIATLRNALNENTLFTISSGDESLPVVVGNNLRSLDELLESTFIRTAEAEIPVGALMRQTMTRDLKHIVAGAEGNYYPLDLSPRAGEVPQVISAIRRCVAGDDGFEVSFSGSYFSNRGMVGQLVGVLAVALLLLFFILAAQFESLVQPWIILSEIVIDLFGAILVLRLFGESLNLMSMIGLIVVCGIVINDSILKIDTINTLRRNGRPLKRAILEAGRRRLKAIVMTSLTTILAVAPFLARGDMGSDLQFPMSLVIISGMTVGTLVSVLFIPLAYYEIHKPRR from the coding sequence ATGCTACGCAGACTTCTCGACCGGCCCGTCGCCGTGACGATGATCGCCGTCGTCCTGGTCATCCTGGGCGTCGTGAGCAGCCGCCTGCTGCCCGTGTCGCTCGTGCCCGACATAGACGCGCCCTACATCACCGTCCAGATTCCGGCGCAGGGCGTCCCGGCGCGCCAACTGAACGAGACGGTCGTCATACCCCTCAGCCGGCAGCTCATCCAGCTCTCGCAGCTCACGGACATCCGCAGCGACGCCCGCGAAGGCAGCGCCGTCATCCGCCTCACCTTCGAGCAGGGGGCGGACATCGACTACCTGTTCATCGAAGTGAACGAGAAGATCGACCGTTCGATCTCCTCGCTGCCCCGCGACCTGGAGCGCCCGAAGGTCATCAAGGCCAGCGCCACCGACATCCCGGCCTTCTACATCAACCTCACCGTCCGGGACGAACGCCCCGCCCCCGCGCAGGACGAGCTGCACCCCGTGTCGGAGCGGTTCGCGGCCCTGAGCCGCTTCGCCTCGCAGGTCATCACCAAGCGCATCGAACAACTGCCCGAGGTGGCGATGGTGGACATGAGCGGCAGCGTGGCGTCCGAAATCCTCATCATCCCGGACGAGACGAAGCTGCGGCAGGCAGGCATCACGATCGCGGCGGTCGAAAGCGCCCTCAAGCGGGCCGACGTCACGCTGGGCAGCCTCACGATCCGCGACGGCGAGTACCAGTACAGCGTGAAGTTCAGCCCGGTGCTGGCCGACCGGGAGGACATCGAACGGATCTTCCTGAAGATCAACGGACGGCTCTTCCGTGTCAGGGACCTGGCGCAGGTGATCGAACACCCCCGCAAACGGCAGGGCACGGTCCTCTCCGACGGACGCGACGCGATCACGCTGGCCGTCGTGAAACAGTCCGACGCCCGCATGTCGCAACTCAAGAGCGAACTGGACAAGCTCCTCGGCCAGTTCCGCCACGACTACCCCGACGTGGAGTTCACCGTCACGCGCGACCAGACCGAACTGCTCGACTACTCGATCTCGAACCTGGTGAGCAACATCGTCGCCGGCGCGCTGCTCGCCTGCCTCATCATCCTCTTCTTCATGCGCGACATGAAGTCCCCGCTGCTGGTGATCCTGACGATTCCCGTCACGCTGATCGTCTCGGTGCTGGTCTTCTACGTGCTCGGCATCTCGATCAACATCATCTCGCTCTCGGGACTGGTGCTCGGCATCGGCATGATGGTGGACAACTCGATCATCGTCATCGACAACATGACGGCGCGCTGGCTGCGCGGCGAACGGCTCGCCGACGCCGTCACGCGCGGCACGAACGAGGTGGTGGCCCCCATGCTCTCGTCGGTGCTCACGACCTGCGCGGTCTTCATCCCGCTCATCTTCATCAACGGAATGGCCGGAGCGCTGTTCTACGACCAGGCGATGGCCGTCACGATCACGCTCTTCGTGGCCTACGGCGTGTCGATCACGCTGCTGCCGGTTTACTACCGCTGGTGGTACCGCCGCCAGGAGGCGTTCCGCCCCTCGCCGTGGCTCGAACGCTTCTCGTTCGACCCCGTGACGGCCTGGTACGAGACCGCGCTCAAGTGGTTCTTCCGCCGCCGCGCGCTGATGTGGGGCATCTACGCCGTCTCGATCGTCGGACTGGTCCTCCTCTTCCTGACGGTCGAAAAGGAGCGGCTGCCCCGCATGACGTACAGCGACATGCTGGTGCATATCGACTGGAACGACCGCATCTCGGCCGAAGAGAACGGCCGCCGCACGCAGCGGCTCATAGACCGTCTCGGCGAACGGATCGAGCAGTCCACGGTCATGGCCGGCGTGCAGCAGTTCATCCTCTCGCACACCGAGGAGAACGGCGTGGCCGAAGCCACCGTCTATCTGAAATGCCGCGACGCGGCCGACGTGGAACCCGTGCAGCGGGAGATCCGCAGCTACCTCGCGGCCAATGCCCCGGAGGCCCTCTGCTCGTTCGGCGTCTCGGGCAACGTCTTCGACCTGATCTTCGCCGAACGGGAGGCCGTGCTCACGGCGCGCCTGCGCTCCACGACGGGGCAGAACGCCGACCCCGAACGGCTGCAACGGCTCCTCGACCGCATCCGCGAGGCGCTGCCCGAACTGGAGGTCCCGCAGGCAGCCATGCAGGAGGACATCCTCTACGTGGCGCAGCCCGAACGAATGGCCCTCTACGGAGTGACCTACGGCGACCTGATCGCCACGCTGCGCAACGCCCTGAACGAGAATACGCTCTTCACGATCTCGAGCGGCGACGAATCGCTGCCCGTGGTCGTCGGCAACAACCTCCGGAGCCTCGACGAGCTGCTGGAAAGCACCTTCATCCGCACCGCCGAGGCCGAAATCCCGGTCGGCGCGCTGATGCGCCAGACCATGACGCGCGACCTGAAGCACATCGTGGCCGGAGCCGAAGGCAACTACTACCCGCTCGACCTGTCGCCCCGCGCCGGGGAAGTGCCGCAGGTCATCTCCGCGATCCGGCGGTGCGTCGCCGGGGACGACGGCTTCGAGGTGAGCTTCAGCGGCAGCTACTTCTCCAACCGCGGCATGGTCGGGCAGCTCGTCGGCGTGCTGGCCGTCGCGCTGCTGCTGCTCTTCTTCATCCTGGCGGCGCAGTTCGAATCGCTGGTCCAGCCGTGGATCATCCTGTCGGAAATCGTCATCGACCTGTTCGGGGCGATCCTCGTGCTCCGGCTCTTCGGCGAGTCGCTCAACCTGATGTCGATGATCGGCCTGATCGTCGTCTGCGGCATCGTCATCAACGACTCGATCCTCAAGATCGACACGATCAACACCCTGCGCCGCAACGGCCGCCCGCTCAAACGGGCCATTCTGGAGGCCGGACGGCGGCGCCTGAAGGCGATCGTCATGACCTCGCTGACGACGATTCTGGCCGTCGCCCCGTTCCTGGCCCGCGGCGACATGGGCTCCGACCTGCAATTCCCCATGTCGCTGGTCATCATCAGCGGCATGACCGTCGGCACGCTGGTCAGCGTCCTGTTCATCCCGCTGGCCTACTACGAAATCCACAAGCCGCGCCGATGA
- a CDS encoding efflux RND transporter periplasmic adaptor subunit: MDRYLLPALLCAALLPGCGGPKSEKTDDGDDRIRHRIEYNAVEVDTLRLRSFTRELISNGRLLAARRSTLSFPVAGTIAEIRAKNGSGVRAGEPIARLDTGEYALQLRKAQLSLEKARMEFYDVLVGQGYALGDTLSPPAEVVRLARIRSGYADAEASVAGARRSLEQCTLRAPFSGKVADVAQQVYEKSAGEFCTLLDDTRLNVRFTVLESEVGLLRPGQEIAVSPFADLHREVRGRIVAVNPSIDAHGQVQIDAEVSNDGSLVDGMNVRVAVRQQVADRLVVPKSAVVIRDNEEVLFRFRDGKALWTYVHTSLANSREYAVEANTERGADLSPGDIVIVSGNLNLADGSEVTIDATR; this comes from the coding sequence ATGGACCGATACCTCCTTCCAGCACTCCTCTGCGCCGCCCTGCTGCCGGGCTGCGGCGGACCGAAAAGCGAAAAGACGGACGACGGCGACGACCGCATCCGCCACCGGATCGAATACAACGCCGTCGAGGTGGACACGCTGCGGCTGCGGAGTTTCACGCGCGAGCTGATAAGCAACGGACGGCTGCTGGCCGCACGCCGCAGCACGCTGTCGTTCCCCGTGGCGGGGACCATCGCCGAAATCCGGGCGAAGAACGGTTCGGGCGTCCGGGCCGGCGAACCGATCGCCCGGCTCGACACGGGCGAATACGCTCTTCAACTGCGCAAGGCGCAGCTTTCGCTGGAGAAGGCGCGGATGGAGTTCTACGACGTGCTGGTGGGCCAGGGCTACGCGCTGGGCGACACGCTCTCGCCGCCGGCCGAGGTCGTCCGGCTGGCCCGCATCCGCTCGGGATACGCCGACGCCGAAGCCTCGGTCGCCGGCGCCCGGCGCAGCCTGGAGCAGTGCACGCTGCGCGCCCCCTTCTCCGGAAAGGTCGCCGACGTGGCCCAGCAGGTCTATGAAAAGTCGGCGGGCGAATTCTGCACGCTGCTCGACGACACCCGGCTCAACGTCCGCTTCACGGTGCTCGAATCGGAGGTCGGGCTGCTCCGTCCGGGGCAGGAGATCGCCGTCAGCCCCTTCGCCGACCTGCACAGGGAGGTCAGGGGCCGCATCGTCGCCGTCAATCCCTCGATCGACGCGCACGGGCAGGTGCAGATCGACGCCGAAGTGTCCAACGACGGCTCGCTCGTGGACGGCATGAACGTCCGCGTGGCCGTCCGGCAGCAGGTGGCCGACCGGCTGGTCGTGCCCAAGAGCGCCGTGGTCATCCGCGACAACGAGGAGGTGCTCTTCCGCTTCCGCGACGGCAAGGCGCTGTGGACCTACGTCCACACGTCGCTGGCCAACAGCAGGGAGTACGCCGTCGAGGCGAACACGGAGCGCGGCGCCGATCTCTCGCCGGGCGACATCGTCATCGTCTCGGGCAACCTGAACCTGGCCGACGGGTCGGAGGTCACGATCGACGCAACCCGCTAA
- a CDS encoding TolC family protein, with the protein MIPGILRKTSALLAGFALLAAPALSQNTTPAPAETRRLHVELTLEEAIRAAQEQSIAAMVAKYTFLSSYWSFRSFRASRLPSLNLSGEVLSFDRSLRLLQDYDTGEMRYLENYNLQNTIGLSIRQNIALTGGTLQLYSSLNRLDQFAPKDSKSYYSQPITLSYTQPLFAYNQFKWDKKIAPKEYELAKRTYIEAMEDVTTQAVSYYFALLLSKTRHEIAVKNYDNTKALYAIAEKRLKLGSITHDELLQLQLRMLNDSLSINDTSLEVREQQMRFNSYLRYNENVEVAPVLDDRIPAIDIDYAMVLDKALENSSFDIGNQIQMLNAESDIARARAERGASATLNARFGLSQTGEEFRTAYSNLLDQEVVGLQFSIPIFDWGMGKGRVRMARAKAEIVRNRIEQEEIDYRHEIYTLIEQFLNQRNQCAVAGRALEVAERRYSIALENFRRGTVSVTDMNTAQTEKDQANQTYVSALADFWNYYYSLRRKTLYDFISRTDINAEFDKLINE; encoded by the coding sequence ATGATACCGGGAATCCTACGGAAAACTTCGGCCCTGCTGGCGGGATTCGCGCTGCTCGCCGCCCCGGCGCTGTCGCAGAACACGACGCCCGCACCTGCGGAAACCCGCCGGCTGCACGTGGAGCTGACGCTCGAGGAGGCCATCCGCGCCGCCCAGGAGCAGTCCATCGCCGCCATGGTGGCCAAATACACCTTCCTCTCGTCCTACTGGTCCTTCCGCTCGTTCAGGGCCAGCCGCCTGCCGTCGCTCAACCTGTCGGGCGAGGTGCTGAGCTTCGACCGTTCGCTGCGCCTGCTGCAGGACTACGACACGGGCGAAATGCGCTATCTGGAGAACTACAACCTGCAAAACACGATCGGCCTCTCGATCCGCCAGAACATCGCCCTCACGGGCGGCACGCTGCAACTCTACTCGTCGCTCAACCGGCTGGACCAGTTCGCCCCCAAAGATTCGAAATCCTACTACTCGCAGCCCATTACGCTCTCCTACACCCAGCCGCTCTTCGCCTACAACCAGTTCAAGTGGGACAAGAAGATCGCACCCAAGGAGTACGAGCTGGCCAAACGCACCTACATCGAGGCGATGGAGGACGTGACGACGCAGGCCGTGAGCTACTACTTCGCCCTGCTGCTGAGCAAGACCCGGCATGAAATCGCCGTCAAGAACTACGACAACACCAAGGCGCTCTACGCCATCGCCGAGAAGCGGCTCAAGCTGGGCAGCATCACGCACGACGAGCTGCTGCAGCTCCAGCTGCGAATGCTCAACGACAGTCTCTCGATCAACGACACTTCGCTCGAAGTCCGCGAGCAGCAGATGCGCTTCAACTCCTATCTGCGCTACAACGAGAACGTGGAGGTCGCCCCGGTGCTCGACGACCGCATTCCGGCCATCGACATCGACTATGCCATGGTGCTCGACAAGGCGCTGGAGAACTCGTCGTTCGACATCGGCAACCAGATCCAGATGCTCAACGCCGAGTCCGACATCGCGCGGGCCAGGGCCGAGCGGGGCGCTTCGGCCACGCTCAACGCCCGCTTCGGCCTCTCGCAGACCGGCGAGGAGTTCCGCACGGCCTACTCGAACCTGCTCGACCAGGAGGTCGTCGGACTCCAGTTTTCCATCCCGATCTTCGACTGGGGCATGGGCAAGGGCCGCGTCCGCATGGCCAGGGCGAAAGCCGAGATCGTCCGCAACCGGATCGAACAGGAGGAGATCGACTACCGCCACGAGATCTACACGCTCATCGAGCAGTTCCTCAACCAGCGCAACCAGTGCGCCGTGGCCGGCCGGGCCCTCGAGGTCGCCGAACGCCGCTACTCCATCGCGCTGGAGAACTTCCGGCGGGGAACCGTCTCGGTGACGGACATGAACACGGCCCAGACCGAGAAGGACCAGGCCAACCAGACCTACGTCTCGGCGCTGGCCGACTTCTGGAACTACTACTACTCGCTGCGCCGCAAGACGCTCTACGACTTCATCTCCCGGACCGACATCAACGCGGAGTTCGACAAACTCATCAACGAATAA